From a region of the Seleniivibrio woodruffii genome:
- a CDS encoding AEC family transporter, giving the protein MDALVLLIFCFLFGMLARKLELLPSSTPMVLNGFIINLSMPAITFYYIHKMQFDTSLLFPVFMPWIHFGLAFFLFRFIAKRMNYDKKTTGAIILTAGLGNTSFVGFPLITAYFGAEYLGVGVLVDQPGTFLVLSTLGIATAAIYSSGAISAMGLLKKVFTFPPFQAMLLAVLLRSFEIPEYAQLSMKTLGLTITPLAMVSVGYQLKFVKSPGIIKKLFFGLGYKLFLAPAFFYLLYVVIMRGSGINMQVTLFEAAMAPMITAGIVSIQYGLDEELAVMMLGVGIPLSLLTAPVWHYLLSGV; this is encoded by the coding sequence ATGGATGCATTAGTACTTCTTATATTCTGCTTTCTGTTCGGAATGCTGGCCAGAAAACTGGAACTCCTTCCCTCCAGCACGCCCATGGTTCTGAACGGGTTTATAATCAATCTTTCCATGCCTGCGATAACCTTTTACTACATCCACAAGATGCAGTTTGACACATCGCTTCTTTTTCCGGTTTTTATGCCGTGGATACACTTCGGGCTGGCGTTTTTCCTGTTCCGCTTCATCGCAAAAAGGATGAACTATGACAAAAAGACCACCGGAGCGATAATTCTCACTGCGGGGCTTGGAAACACCTCATTTGTGGGCTTTCCGCTGATAACTGCATATTTCGGTGCGGAATATCTGGGTGTGGGCGTTCTGGTCGACCAGCCCGGCACGTTCCTTGTGCTATCCACACTGGGAATAGCCACCGCCGCAATCTATTCCTCTGGAGCCATCAGCGCAATGGGACTGCTGAAAAAGGTTTTCACCTTTCCTCCCTTTCAGGCGATGCTTCTGGCGGTTCTTCTACGGTCTTTTGAGATTCCGGAATATGCCCAGCTTTCAATGAAAACTCTGGGGCTCACCATAACTCCCCTTGCAATGGTGTCTGTGGGATATCAGCTTAAATTTGTCAAATCACCGGGAATAATAAAAAAATTATTTTTCGGTCTGGGCTATAAACTTTTTCTCGCTCCGGCTTTCTTCTATTTGCTCTATGTTGTCATAATGCGCGGCTCCGGCATTAACATGCAGGTGACCCTTTTCGAAGCGGCCATGGCGCCTATGATAACAGCGGGCATAGTGTCGATTCAGTACGGGCTGGACGAGGAACTGGCCGTCATGATGCTGGGAGTGGGCATTCCGCTTTCGCTTCTGACAGCTCCCGTGTGGCATTATTTATTATCAGGGGTATGA
- a CDS encoding precorrin-2 dehydrogenase/sirohydrochlorin ferrochelatase family protein: protein MFRLKGRKILFVGGGKVAERKIYSMLSEGCDITVVAPYITSGIKSSGVKTVERHFEMDDIRGDYFLIFICTSDRSTNAAAAELAKSMKIPVNIADDPEYSDFHTASVIRTDDFVISISTDGKNPAKSKEMRLKIEDILKNT from the coding sequence ATGTTTCGCCTCAAAGGCAGAAAGATACTTTTTGTGGGCGGCGGCAAGGTTGCCGAGCGCAAAATTTATTCAATGCTGAGTGAAGGATGCGATATAACCGTTGTTGCGCCCTATATCACCTCCGGAATAAAGAGCAGCGGAGTGAAAACGGTTGAAAGGCATTTTGAGATGGACGACATCAGGGGGGATTATTTCCTGATTTTCATATGCACCAGCGACAGAAGCACAAACGCCGCCGCCGCAGAACTGGCCAAGAGCATGAAGATTCCTGTTAACATAGCGGACGATCCGGAATATTCCGATTTTCACACCGCATCGGTCATCAGAACCGATGATTTCGTCATTTCGATATCAACAGACGGAAAAAATCCTGCGAAATCCAAAGAAATGCGCTTAAAAATTGAAGATATCCTGAAAAACACATAA
- a CDS encoding S41 family peptidase: MKFKFRFLPLLTVFLTIALIITSVALFRSQNVYAAKADKYQNLDIFTQALYLIENNYVEPVDDQKIIYGAIKGMAQELDPHSAFMDPKTLTNFEVETQGEFGGLGITIGMKDKILTVIAPLEDTPAFKKGIKAGDQIIKIDGKSTMDITIDDAVNKLRGKEGTDVTITVFRKNVEKPFDVKMKRAIIKIKSVKYTMIDKNIGYIRLIQFSNDISGQLKDALRAVDSQGAKAYIIDLRNNPGGLLTEAISVSSLFLPSNEIVVYTMDRAQKRTDYKSNGGFSKELTKPIVLLVNEGSASASEILTGALQDYGRATVVGAKTYGKASVQNVIHLADGSGLKLTTAKYFTPKGRSIHGIGIEPDIKVEAKHEEPVAHDDKKEKPEEEELDKDLTTNSSKADFDLVKDVQLKAALDKMKEIAGNAAKK, from the coding sequence ATGAAATTCAAATTTCGCTTTCTTCCGCTTTTAACAGTTTTTCTCACAATAGCACTCATAATAACGTCTGTGGCACTCTTCCGCTCTCAGAACGTTTATGCGGCAAAAGCAGACAAATACCAGAATCTCGATATATTCACTCAGGCGCTCTATCTGATAGAGAACAACTACGTTGAGCCTGTTGACGATCAGAAGATAATCTACGGAGCCATAAAGGGTATGGCGCAGGAGCTCGACCCCCACTCGGCATTCATGGATCCCAAAACACTCACCAACTTCGAAGTCGAAACTCAGGGTGAGTTCGGCGGCCTTGGAATCACCATAGGCATGAAGGACAAGATACTCACTGTCATAGCACCCCTTGAGGACACGCCCGCATTCAAAAAAGGCATCAAAGCCGGCGACCAGATAATCAAGATCGACGGCAAAAGCACAATGGACATAACCATTGACGATGCAGTGAACAAGCTGAGGGGCAAAGAGGGAACGGATGTGACCATCACCGTCTTCCGCAAAAACGTTGAAAAACCCTTCGATGTTAAGATGAAAAGAGCCATCATCAAGATAAAATCCGTCAAATACACCATGATAGACAAGAACATCGGATATATCAGACTGATACAGTTCAGCAACGATATCTCCGGTCAGCTCAAGGACGCTCTGCGTGCCGTTGATTCTCAGGGAGCAAAGGCATACATAATCGACCTGAGAAACAACCCCGGCGGTCTGCTGACAGAGGCTATCAGCGTCTCAAGCCTGTTCCTGCCCAGCAACGAGATAGTCGTTTACACAATGGACAGAGCACAGAAGAGAACCGACTACAAATCCAACGGCGGATTCAGCAAAGAGCTGACAAAGCCCATAGTTCTGCTTGTTAACGAAGGAAGCGCATCCGCTTCCGAGATCCTCACCGGAGCACTTCAGGACTACGGCAGAGCAACTGTTGTCGGCGCAAAAACATACGGCAAGGCTTCCGTTCAGAACGTTATCCATCTGGCTGACGGATCCGGACTCAAGCTCACCACAGCTAAATATTTCACTCCCAAAGGCCGCTCTATCCACGGCATAGGCATTGAGCCCGACATAAAAGTTGAGGCGAAACATGAAGAACCCGTTGCTCATGACGATAAAAAAGAGAAGCCCGAAGAGGAGGAACTGGACAAAGACCTCACCACAAACTCTTCAAAAGCTGACTTTGACCTTGTTAAAGACGTTCAGCTGAAAGCGGCTCTGGATAAAATGAAGGAAATTGCAGGAAATGCAGCAAAAAAATAA
- a CDS encoding cobyric acid synthase, which yields MKARSIMFQGTGSGVGKSVICAGFCRLLARRGIKVAPFKSQNMALNSGVAQGGEMGRAQILQAQAAGIEPDVRMNPVLLKPIGNSTSQVIRLGKPVGNFTAREYYEMSQENLKTAVQAYESLANEYDAIIIEGAGSPAEINLHRTDIVNMRTADFADAPVFIIGDIDRGGVFAWMKGTYDLLPEYGRPRVKGFIINRFRGDISLLQPGIDMFRELVPVPVTGTVPMLNLTLEEEDSQSIENSTKGGFVTVAVVRTARMSNFTDFTPLASCPDINLIYAKSPNELTGADIIILPGSKSTIADMKDLRMRGVDKKILSMADKTPVVGICGGFQMLGRTIKDPEGIEGSDSECAGLGLLNMETVITPEKTLLNRTYQGLGLLEGLDFRGYEIHMGVSETSKEYAQLCTEKDVCIADGKIIGTYIHGIFDSEEVAARIIALSGKSIRPDYSYHKNKQAQLDLLADTLEQHLDTEYILSSLY from the coding sequence ATGAAAGCCAGATCAATCATGTTTCAGGGAACGGGAAGCGGTGTCGGCAAATCGGTGATATGCGCCGGATTCTGCCGTCTGCTGGCTCGCAGGGGCATAAAGGTTGCGCCTTTCAAATCCCAGAACATGGCGCTCAACAGCGGAGTGGCGCAAGGCGGCGAGATGGGTCGTGCCCAGATATTGCAGGCGCAGGCGGCGGGCATTGAGCCTGATGTGCGCATGAATCCCGTTCTGTTAAAGCCAATAGGCAACTCCACCAGTCAGGTGATACGCCTTGGAAAGCCGGTCGGCAACTTCACCGCCAGAGAATACTACGAAATGTCTCAGGAGAACCTGAAAACAGCCGTTCAGGCATACGAAAGCCTCGCAAATGAATATGACGCAATCATCATTGAGGGCGCAGGCAGCCCCGCAGAGATAAATCTGCACCGCACGGACATAGTCAACATGCGTACGGCGGATTTTGCGGACGCCCCCGTGTTCATCATAGGCGATATCGACCGTGGCGGCGTTTTCGCATGGATGAAGGGAACCTACGACCTGCTGCCCGAATACGGCAGACCAAGGGTCAAAGGATTTATAATCAACCGATTCAGGGGCGATATATCGCTTCTTCAGCCCGGCATAGATATGTTCAGGGAGCTTGTTCCCGTGCCTGTTACGGGCACTGTGCCCATGCTTAACCTCACCCTTGAGGAGGAGGACAGCCAGAGCATCGAAAACAGCACAAAGGGCGGATTCGTCACCGTTGCGGTGGTGCGCACAGCCCGCATGTCCAACTTTACCGATTTCACCCCGCTGGCAAGCTGCCCTGATATCAACCTGATATATGCAAAATCGCCCAACGAGCTGACGGGAGCGGATATCATTATCCTGCCCGGCAGTAAGAGCACCATAGCAGATATGAAAGACCTCCGCATGCGGGGGGTTGACAAGAAAATACTCTCAATGGCGGACAAAACACCCGTAGTGGGAATCTGCGGCGGGTTTCAGATGCTGGGGCGAACCATAAAAGACCCAGAAGGCATAGAGGGGAGCGACAGTGAATGTGCAGGGCTTGGTCTGCTCAACATGGAAACGGTCATAACCCCCGAAAAGACCCTGCTGAACAGAACCTACCAAGGACTTGGACTGCTTGAAGGACTTGATTTCAGAGGCTACGAGATACACATGGGTGTGTCTGAGACCTCAAAAGAATATGCACAGCTCTGCACGGAAAAGGACGTCTGCATTGCGGACGGAAAGATAATCGGAACCTACATCCACGGCATATTTGACAGCGAGGAAGTGGCCGCCCGAATAATAGCCCTGTCCGGAAAAAGCATACGCCCTGACTATTCATACCACAAAAATAAACAGGCACAGCTCGATCTGCTTGCCGACACACTGGAACAGCACCTTGACACTGAATATATCCTATCTTCTTTATATTGA
- a CDS encoding cell division protein FtsX, whose protein sequence is MLEQYKYAFIKGWALFRNSLKYSIPSILTLGTILFLYFAVYTVNSSVAKAVGNVTDSRLIRVFIDDEVDAKEVKAGINRLKIEGETVYFDRAAAKERVLEIAPNAENLKELPEELFPRFFEIKTLSDSDTDTAVVSASEKLSRIDGVTSVESGRKQNEKMQKIKGISGMFVFVLTLLTGLSCVFILFNNIRLSLYKHHRAIMVYTLVGATRQFITLPYVVSSKFEATFAFLFAWLLNKLFTGFAGAYILKDSFFVLTPPGFWHNLFFYVILMTLSALAAIFSVVTFLMKQKSINEI, encoded by the coding sequence ATGCTTGAACAATATAAATATGCATTCATAAAGGGCTGGGCACTTTTCAGAAACAGCCTGAAATACAGCATTCCCTCAATTCTGACACTGGGCACGATACTGTTTCTGTATTTTGCCGTATACACGGTCAACTCGTCCGTTGCAAAGGCCGTAGGCAACGTTACCGACAGCAGACTCATCAGGGTTTTCATCGATGACGAGGTTGATGCGAAAGAGGTTAAAGCGGGTATCAACCGGCTTAAGATAGAGGGCGAAACGGTATATTTCGACAGAGCGGCCGCCAAAGAGCGTGTTCTGGAGATAGCCCCCAACGCTGAGAATCTGAAGGAACTGCCCGAAGAGCTTTTCCCCCGTTTTTTTGAGATAAAGACCCTTTCAGACTCAGACACCGACACGGCAGTGGTCTCCGCATCTGAAAAACTGAGCCGCATAGACGGAGTGACCTCCGTGGAATCAGGCCGCAAGCAGAACGAGAAGATGCAGAAGATAAAAGGCATCTCCGGCATGTTCGTTTTCGTGCTGACACTTCTGACAGGCCTCTCCTGTGTGTTCATTCTGTTCAACAACATCAGGCTCAGCCTGTATAAGCACCACAGAGCCATCATGGTCTATACCCTTGTGGGAGCCACAAGGCAGTTCATCACTCTGCCCTACGTGGTATCTTCAAAATTCGAGGCCACCTTCGCTTTCCTTTTCGCATGGCTTCTGAACAAACTCTTCACCGGGTTTGCGGGTGCATACATCCTGAAAGACTCATTCTTTGTGCTCACCCCTCCCGGGTTCTGGCACAACCTGTTCTTTTACGTCATTCTGATGACCCTGTCCGCACTGGCGGCCATATTCAGCGTTGTGACATTTCTTATGAAACAGAAGAGCATCAATGAGATATAG
- a CDS encoding cell division ATP-binding protein FtsE — translation MIQIHKVDVTYEDGNKGLSNIDLQIDKGELVYVTGSSGAGKSTLLRLMYADIMPSKGVVKVEGQNIGSMNHNSVAFLRRNVGVIFQDFKLLEEQTVYENLVLPLEIFYLNKSVIESKIHGILKALDIFTHRDSVVKKLSGGEKQRVAVARALLNDPFIVVADEPTGSLDAKNADKIMDMLLHKTAKGTTILIATHDQRIIKEYPGRVLYLDKGRITYDSREKAGADA, via the coding sequence ATGATTCAGATCCACAAGGTCGATGTGACCTATGAGGACGGAAACAAGGGACTTTCCAATATCGATCTTCAGATAGACAAGGGCGAACTGGTCTATGTTACAGGCAGCAGCGGTGCGGGAAAATCCACCCTGCTGAGGCTCATGTATGCCGATATAATGCCCTCCAAGGGCGTTGTTAAGGTTGAGGGACAGAACATCGGCAGCATGAACCACAACAGCGTTGCGTTTCTCCGCAGAAACGTGGGAGTTATCTTTCAGGATTTCAAACTGCTGGAAGAGCAGACAGTATACGAAAATCTCGTTCTGCCGCTGGAAATATTCTATCTTAACAAGAGCGTGATTGAATCCAAGATACACGGCATTCTCAAGGCACTGGACATTTTCACCCACAGGGATTCGGTTGTGAAAAAACTGTCCGGCGGCGAAAAACAGCGGGTTGCCGTTGCAAGGGCATTGCTGAACGATCCTTTCATTGTGGTTGCGGACGAACCCACGGGCAGTTTGGACGCAAAGAACGCCGACAAGATAATGGACATGCTGCTGCACAAGACAGCAAAGGGAACCACAATACTGATAGCCACCCACGATCAGCGCATAATAAAAGAATACCCCGGCCGTGTGCTGTATCTGGACAAAGGCCGGATAACCTACGACAGCAGAGAGAAGGCGGGCGCAGATGCTTGA
- a CDS encoding murein hydrolase activator EnvC family protein, with amino-acid sequence MRYSVLFLAVFLCFQSAYAKDNLANIRKQISQQNQSVKQAAEEKKKIAQKLEQAQEELEKQQSAVRQINLRYSAVKSEHTRLKAKSRKLEKKHAELVKTIKAANRYLVSSGEYDMLEAVIMSDSAKDAAAMSQIVGEVNQKLFKSVQELKKTSEEIKENASELEAKKKKMERAVEEKRSALSEYKKKKQTTDKLYQSAVKDEKVRREYLARLLKREKQLQAQLSKIKKDFAKSAPVSFKGLSSEFGRQRGKLIWPVHGHVIEKFGVKTVEGFKGVILKKGIKIVPSSNSVKAVYDGVVIHRDNAWGLGNFLIVAHPSGFYSLYANMDGISVSKNEKVKTGQNLGTIDVDHETNTPYLYFEIRIHDKAVDPLEWLASS; translated from the coding sequence ATGAGATATAGCGTTCTTTTCCTGGCCGTTTTTCTGTGTTTCCAGTCTGCTTACGCAAAGGATAACCTTGCGAACATAAGAAAGCAGATATCCCAGCAGAATCAGTCTGTTAAACAGGCGGCGGAAGAGAAGAAAAAGATAGCCCAGAAGCTGGAACAGGCTCAGGAAGAGCTTGAGAAACAGCAGAGTGCGGTGCGTCAGATAAATCTGAGATATTCCGCAGTCAAATCCGAGCACACACGTCTTAAGGCCAAAAGCAGAAAACTGGAGAAGAAGCACGCCGAACTGGTCAAAACCATAAAGGCGGCCAACAGATATCTGGTGTCCTCCGGCGAATACGACATGCTGGAAGCGGTCATAATGTCCGACAGCGCAAAGGATGCGGCGGCCATGAGCCAGATCGTCGGCGAGGTGAACCAGAAACTCTTCAAGTCCGTTCAAGAACTGAAGAAAACCAGCGAAGAGATAAAAGAGAACGCCTCCGAACTAGAAGCCAAAAAGAAGAAGATGGAAAGAGCTGTTGAGGAAAAACGCTCCGCCCTTTCAGAATATAAAAAGAAGAAACAGACCACCGACAAGCTCTATCAGAGTGCAGTCAAGGACGAAAAGGTTCGCAGGGAATATCTGGCGAGGCTGCTCAAGCGTGAGAAACAGCTTCAGGCTCAGCTTTCAAAAATTAAGAAGGACTTTGCAAAATCCGCCCCCGTCAGCTTTAAGGGCCTTTCCTCGGAGTTCGGCAGACAAAGGGGCAAACTGATATGGCCTGTGCACGGACACGTTATAGAAAAATTCGGCGTTAAGACAGTTGAAGGCTTTAAAGGTGTTATACTGAAAAAAGGCATCAAAATCGTCCCTTCGTCAAACAGTGTCAAAGCCGTATACGACGGAGTCGTTATCCACAGGGACAACGCATGGGGACTTGGCAACTTCCTGATCGTCGCCCATCCGTCCGGTTTCTACAGCCTTTATGCAAACATGGACGGCATAAGTGTCAGTAAAAATGAAAAAGTTAAAACAGGACAAAATCTGGGCACAATAGATGTTGACCATGAAACGAATACACCTTATCTTTACTTTGAAATAAGAATACATGACAAAGCGGTGGACCCTCTCGAGTGGCTCGCCTCTTCTTGA
- a CDS encoding ArnT family glycosyltransferase, translating into MFNSVRNWTVFFFVVLFAGRIGDGDLRGDSINYAAISRNVLTGDNPLILTLNGELYMNKPPLFFWLNALCIKIFGATVFGAKIAVVAAVAGIAWVLYNLSKKLFDDEDIAVATPMMFFFSYIVYKNTQMLKMEALLSFFLIACTYFLVLYIQNQSRVYIFMAGILMGLAVFTKGPVGYSPFITSFFFVFFGRGIDKRKYIADMFLMLFISIPVYAWWYAYVLMKNPYFFDHYVIKQNLARFGTEESETAYYAVRPMWQYLKYLFLHGIYFTPFAIYGMVKLLRSRYTSETIKFMLVTVGVYFVVIHFVKTKEHRYLYELYLFASVFAAYGFVRLLKRNVSGYVRPAAIVLLSMFAFMPPVTKPTTYDALHFAKQTAEVRNLPIVAAKSEITNPHDIAAMDYFVGKYLVERPKGTAYIEIVNKKTGIFGAERLYEFRDLAVYLVTPKGSAL; encoded by the coding sequence ATGTTTAACAGCGTCAGAAACTGGACTGTGTTTTTCTTTGTTGTTCTGTTTGCGGGCAGAATCGGTGATGGCGATCTCAGGGGCGACAGCATAAACTATGCCGCCATATCAAGAAACGTTCTCACGGGTGACAATCCGCTCATCCTCACACTGAACGGCGAGCTGTATATGAATAAGCCGCCGCTCTTTTTCTGGCTGAATGCACTTTGCATAAAAATATTCGGAGCAACTGTTTTCGGGGCTAAAATAGCCGTTGTTGCGGCGGTTGCCGGAATTGCATGGGTGCTTTACAACCTTTCCAAAAAGCTTTTCGACGATGAAGACATTGCGGTGGCAACGCCGATGATGTTCTTCTTCTCATACATAGTATACAAGAACACCCAGATGCTCAAAATGGAGGCTCTGCTTTCGTTCTTCCTCATCGCCTGCACATATTTTCTGGTGCTCTACATCCAGAACCAGAGCAGGGTATATATCTTCATGGCGGGGATACTGATGGGACTGGCGGTTTTCACCAAAGGTCCGGTTGGCTATTCGCCGTTCATCACATCATTCTTTTTCGTTTTTTTCGGCAGAGGGATAGATAAACGCAAATATATTGCAGACATGTTCCTCATGCTCTTCATCTCAATTCCGGTGTATGCATGGTGGTATGCTTATGTGCTGATGAAAAATCCGTACTTTTTCGACCATTATGTCATAAAACAGAATCTGGCAAGGTTCGGCACAGAGGAATCGGAAACTGCATATTATGCGGTAAGGCCTATGTGGCAGTACCTTAAATATCTGTTCCTCCACGGGATATACTTCACCCCCTTTGCAATCTACGGCATGGTGAAACTTCTCCGAAGCAGATACACATCGGAGACCATAAAGTTCATGCTGGTGACTGTGGGCGTATATTTTGTCGTGATCCACTTTGTTAAGACCAAAGAACACAGATATCTTTACGAGCTTTATCTGTTTGCCAGTGTTTTTGCGGCATACGGTTTCGTAAGACTGCTTAAACGGAACGTTTCGGGCTATGTCAGGCCTGCGGCAATTGTTCTGCTGTCAATGTTCGCCTTTATGCCCCCTGTGACCAAACCGACCACCTATGATGCGCTCCATTTTGCAAAACAGACGGCAGAGGTCAGAAACCTGCCCATAGTGGCGGCAAAGAGTGAGATAACAAATCCGCACGACATAGCGGCGATGGATTATTTTGTGGGAAAATATCTTGTGGAAAGGCCGAAAGGCACTGCCTACATTGAAATAGTCAATAAAAAGACGGGAATATTCGGAGCCGAGAGGCTTTATGAGTTCCGTGACCTTGCGGTCTATCTGGTCACTCCGAAAGGATCTGCTTTATAG
- the cbiB gene encoding adenosylcobinamide-phosphate synthase CbiB: protein MTLNISYLLYIDFMAVITAFWLDWFLGEPDFPFHPVRIAGSAVSYCEKSLRRKSTIFEGVVSGFITLAFTLSVAGISLYYAAKAGTFWYFVVSTIIIYFTISVRSLAEHAQNVCKGLEESEEAGRKELAKIVSRDTQNMPKPKIITSAVESVSENYVDAVVSPLLFAALFGPMGAVLFKTVSTMDSMIGYKNERFLYYGRFAARFDDVLNFIPARLSIIPITIASILMRLNTKNAVKSFMRFRLSHASPNSAHPMSAFAGALNIRLGGAVSYFGQITEKPYIGDSEREPETSDIKKSVKLMELSSIIWAVICCLITLWKVM from the coding sequence TTGACACTGAATATATCCTATCTTCTTTATATTGACTTCATGGCGGTGATAACCGCTTTCTGGCTGGACTGGTTTCTGGGCGAACCGGATTTCCCTTTCCACCCCGTGCGCATAGCGGGCAGTGCCGTGAGCTACTGCGAAAAATCCCTGCGCCGCAAAAGCACCATCTTTGAGGGCGTGGTCTCCGGATTCATCACTCTTGCGTTCACCCTTTCCGTTGCGGGCATTTCGCTGTACTATGCCGCAAAGGCCGGAACCTTCTGGTATTTTGTGGTGAGCACCATAATCATCTATTTCACAATCAGCGTCCGCTCTCTGGCCGAACATGCACAGAACGTCTGCAAAGGCCTTGAGGAATCGGAAGAGGCCGGCAGAAAGGAGCTTGCGAAAATAGTCTCCCGTGACACGCAGAACATGCCGAAACCGAAAATAATCACCTCTGCGGTGGAATCGGTGTCAGAAAACTACGTTGATGCAGTGGTATCCCCCCTCCTCTTTGCGGCACTCTTCGGACCGATGGGGGCTGTGCTGTTCAAAACCGTTTCCACAATGGATTCCATGATAGGCTACAAAAACGAAAGGTTTTTATACTACGGCAGGTTTGCCGCACGTTTTGACGACGTGCTGAACTTCATCCCCGCCAGACTCTCCATAATCCCCATTACCATTGCCTCAATTTTAATGCGGCTTAACACAAAAAATGCGGTAAAATCGTTTATGAGATTCAGGCTATCACACGCAAGCCCAAACTCCGCACACCCCATGAGCGCATTTGCAGGTGCTCTGAATATCCGTCTGGGCGGAGCTGTGAGCTATTTCGGGCAGATAACGGAAAAGCCTTATATCGGCGACAGCGAACGGGAGCCGGAAACCTCTGACATAAAAAAATCAGTTAAGCTCATGGAGCTTTCATCAATAATCTGGGCGGTGATATGCTGCCTTATCACTCTTTGGAAGGTGATGTGA
- a CDS encoding YqiA/YcfP family alpha/beta fold hydrolase → MKLLYFPGIQSIIAEEYDFAQSYKLVHLMEICDCEVFDYRNFDSKKTIERVRNYDVLFGSSFGGYFAFNMAVITGQKCISVNPSLYLDKRFSTLMEQYPNKLSFIKPAQVAAIKAEPMKSKHPNIHIMMNMDDEVLDSHKIVGIAERFGCNIYRYEKGGHQSSNFIGEMLPAIKQILSE, encoded by the coding sequence ATGAAATTATTATACTTTCCGGGGATTCAGTCAATTATTGCAGAGGAATACGATTTTGCACAGAGCTACAAGCTGGTGCATCTGATGGAGATATGCGATTGCGAGGTTTTTGACTACAGAAACTTCGACTCGAAAAAGACCATCGAAAGGGTGCGCAACTACGATGTTCTGTTCGGTTCGTCCTTCGGCGGATATTTCGCATTCAACATGGCTGTCATCACCGGACAGAAATGCATCAGCGTTAACCCGTCCCTCTATCTGGACAAACGTTTCTCAACTCTCATGGAACAGTACCCCAACAAGCTGAGTTTCATCAAGCCTGCTCAGGTTGCGGCCATAAAAGCCGAACCCATGAAATCCAAGCATCCCAACATCCATATCATGATGAATATGGACGATGAGGTTCTCGACTCACATAAAATAGTGGGTATTGCAGAGCGTTTCGGATGCAACATTTACAGATATGAAAAGGGCGGACACCAGAGCAGCAACTTCATAGGCGAGATGCTTCCCGCTATAAAGCAGATCCTTTCGGAGTGA